The genome window TCCGCTTCTCCTgccgggagggggaaggaggcggGCTCAGCACTGAGCCGAATGGGCAGGAAGAGGGCGATGGAGCTTCCCGCACATTCCTCTACTGGCGCCGATAAAGACCCACTTTCTGCGTCCCCGGGTGCTACTAGCAGGCTGTGGAGACTCAGCAACTTGGTCATGACTGTCTTCTTCGGGCTAGCTGCGGCCGTGCAGGTCGGGGGCCGCCCTGTGCTGGATATTGGTGAACATGAACTAGAACAGGACAAAGTCTGcaggcaaaagagaaaaaaaaaaccttgcatgcAGCGGAAGCAAAGTAGAGAGAGGACTTTGACGGGAGGGTCCTGGAAGCCAGGACAGGGCGGAGTAGGGAGGTGAAAGAGGAGTGAGCTGGCCTTGCCAGGCTATTGCTAACGGTAAAACAGAGAGAGGGGAGATTCAGGCGGTGGAAAGCTGGATGGTGGAGAAGGGTAAGATAGGGATCAGCATCTGGGAGCTCCTGTGACAAATGCAAGCTTCTGATGGCTGCTGCTTCCATTACCAGTTCAACCTACTGGCAATGAAGATGGGTTTGAAGAAGACTTTTGTGGCAAAGGAGCTTTACGGTAGGCATGGTGACTTGACCATTTGGGAAAACTAGTTGTTAAACTAAGGAGGAAATTGACTATGACAGAGGATGGGGtggcagagaaggaaaaggatCTTTGTTCAAGTGCTAGAGCACCTCTTGCATGCAGAAGACCTCATGTTTGATTCTAGGCAGACACTTTCAGGTTACATGTGCAGACCACACCTTAATGGGACAGGGGCTTAGCTTGGGGGTAGacatcttctttgcatgcagaaggtcgtgGGCTCAGTCTCTGCCATCTCCACTTCAAGGGCTGGATAGCAGCGGGTGAAAAAGTTGCTGCCAGTCTAAGTATAGACTAATGGTCTTCCATCCAGAGAAGGCAAGCTCATGTGTTTGCAGAAGGTGTCAGGTCTGTGGCTCATTGTTGTGGTATGAAACACTGTAGATGATGTGTATGGCAAAGGTATATGTGAAGATGGAAAGAAAGCTTGAGCACTTACTAGAACCGTGTTCTCTGATCATTTCATTTTTGGGAAGGTGTGTGTAAGATCATACTGTACACAGAGAGAGCACAGGGTTGATTGGTTCAAGACAGCAGTTTATTGATAAACTGCTTAtaacatttcctagcatttccAATGCATTCCAAATGCCTACATTAAACTTCAGTAGAATATTCCAAGCTGTATTTTCTGATTCTCTACCCAGATGTGTGAAGCAGAGGAATTCTAACCAATTTGCCAAATCTTTTTTGGCCTCTGAAGTAGTGTTTATTTCTAATATCTCCCATTGCTAgggctctattttttttttaatatacagaACTGTCAGgtctttttaaagaagaaattgaAAACTCTCTAAACCAATGAACACAGTCCCTTTAAGGATATGGTTTCCCCCAATGTTTCCCTTAATTAAGTTGACTTGGACCAGAAGCTGCTTGTGACTGTGTCAGTGGATTTAGTCACTTCATTTAGTTGTATAGTACCTGTGATTAGGAAAAGAGAGAACATGGCTTTTTGACCCACTCACCCTGCCTCCTGTAACTAAGACATTTGTATAGATAGCAATTCCAGATGAGAGAAAATATGAATGTACCAATAAAAAATAATGTACCAATTACTCCACAAAATTAAATACAGTAATATGTGTGCAGTCTATACTTGCTTGATTGCATATGGGTGAAATCTATAAGCAATGAGCAGTCTGCTGGTAATTGGTAAAATAACCAGAtgcaaaattaccccccccccccttctttgtttCAGATCAATGATCCTGATCCAGGACTTTGGATAGTGAGTATTAACTGAAAGTATTAACTGCAATGATGATAAACTTAACATTGGTAAACATGCTAAACCTAAAGCTCTGTTACCTCCTTGaagctctttttttaaatgtaatactACCAAGAGGGATGTGGAATATATAGTGTAAGTATAATCCAATCTTgtgagatcttggaagttaagcagggccgGTACCTGGATGCGAGAATACCAAGGAAGACTTTTCTGAGGAAGGCCATGATGAACCACCTCATTTAATCATTTGCCTTGACaaccctttggggtcaccataactgagatgtgacttgatggcattttactcACTGACGCACCCACGCACGCACACCTGAATCATCAGGCTGCATAATTCTATATTTACTTATGATTAGTGATAAACTGGGCAATTCTGTCAACAGGATCTTTTCTCTTGATAAATAGCTTTGTGATCAGAGGGCACTTAACATGAACAAATGAAGCTCCCTTTACTGCTATTCCTTTCTGTAAGTCAGTCACCAGTTTCTTTCTTCTATCTTCTGGTGGGGTTGTCTTGCTGATACCAGCTGTTGCTGATAGCTCCTTTTCTTTATTGTTATGGCAATCTAGCTAGGCTAGTTTAGCTTCTCTTTATTCTTGCCTTGATTTTCTACAAAGTACATTTTATTGTATCTTTCTCTCAGGTCGCCTATGCTGTGCCTGCCACACTCACGCTGGTTGTCAGTCTTAATCCACCAACTGCAGGTATACCGGTAATACTGATACCCTAAATAAATTCCCCGATTGTAGCTTCAGTAGGGTTAGACCTCAGGGGGGTTGCATTCATTTATCCTTATTTACATTAATGTTTATTACAGCTTTATTTCTGGTTAGAAGTGAAGAAAAACAATCCCCAACAGCTAATTTCCCACAATGGAAAACTGAACCACATTGTTATTACTGTTTAATATTCAGGTGATCTGCTAGGGGATACTTCATATTCACCTTCCAAAGGTATTACAATAATCTTCCAATAGGAGCACTTTATTCTTTTCTAGTTGCAACTCATTTTGTTccaattatttttatatttttccacCTCATACTTATTATGTTCTGGCTTTTACACATTTCCACTTGgaaccttttaatttttgttaacaTCTGTtaacatctatatatctaatagcgATGTGTGACCCTTCTACAGATACCTAAATCCATGGATCAGGACCACAGCGACGGTAAACAGATTATTCTGCAAATTTAGAGTTCTTCctgggttttcagaaaaatctaaaaacataaaaaactaCATTGGGGGTTTTAATTCCCCCCATTCAGAAAGTAGCATAGTCTATGCCTTCAGACAGTTTTTGAACTGGTGGCGGCAGCCATCACAGGGATCAAATTCAGATCTGGCCACAGTAGGTGTCACAGCAGGGATCCACTCCAGGCTTGGTGGCAGCAGACACCAGGAGTGGCCCTGGGCTCCGAACAGCTCTTGGCATCCTCTACCACACAGCTGAGAGCAGAGCTTAAAGTGGGCAATGGGCCCTAGAGctacagtggtggtggtggtggagtgaaATGGGATTCCACCCTGCTTTCCCATAAGTCTTGCAGGCCTCCCACTTCACCTTTTCTAGTTGCAACTCATTTTATTCTAATTGTCTTCCTCCTCACAGTTGTAATGCTCTGACTTTTCTATATTTTCCACTTGacataaaagttttttaaaagctggtagaTTCACAGTGGTAACTTAACATCAGTTAACAATTATTTCTGTCTGTCCTACAATTCATGTTATTATCAAGTCTTTGGTGTAACACAACTGGAATTAAGGTGTCCTGGTAATTCTTGTTTTCCGCAGTGTAAAAGCATCCCCATGTATACTGTTGAGTTAATCTTTTTAGATATTCTTAACCTGTACACAGGCCaccacccgtggtggcgaacctttggcactccagatgttatggactacaattcccatcagcccctgccagcatggcgaattggccgtgctggcaggggctgatgggaattgtagtccataacatctggagtgccaaaggttcgccaccacgggtagcCCGAcctcatcacatcttggaagctgagcagcattggccctggttactatttggttGGGAAACTATCAAAGAAATCCAGAGTTGTGATGCAAAGGCAagcaatgcaaaccacctctgaatgtatcgtGCCTTGAaaatgtcagctgtgactagacagCAAACAAAAAGACCCTGCGTGAAGAATCTTTTTCTGCCTGATTAGATGGTTGAGGGTTTTTTGTTCTTTATTGAGGGTTTTTTGTTCTTTATTGTTAACAGAAAGCTACCGAAGAGATCATTAAAATAATTAGTCATTTCTGCACTTCATTGTCATTTATATCTATGTCTTACTACATTTCTTAGATAACATTGTATGGAGGAGTCTATCAGATGTTCACTCAGCTGCTTGTGTTGTTGGTTCTGCCATTTTGGGGTACTCGTTGTGGTCTAATGCCcaaaagaacatcttgcatgaaGAAGAAGGCAGGTAAGTCTTCTCTGCACAAATTCCACATTATTATGACAGATAAAAATCTCCTATCTCCAGCGGTGGTCTCTAGCATATTCTCAGTCATAAAATAATCTGTCccacctatttttaaaaacaattacatttcTAGCTCTTGTGAGGGCACAATAAGGACATGCCTATCAGACCATCCTGGGCACTGGAAGTCCATGGAACTCAGTAGGTCTACAAGAACATAACTCTGGTCTACAAGAACATAACTGCCCTGTATGTTGTGTGCCATAAAGAATCAGAAGGCATAAAGAAGGCAGAGGGAAAGCATAGCTTGCATTGACCTAATAGATGGTAAATATAAGTTGTAATATCAAAAGAATACAGCAAGAGCATTGTGCTGATTTTGTAGAACTCATTCCATAGGTTTTTAGTCTTTTTATCATTAGACAGTATAATTGATTTGTAAGTCTAACTTTTGGGGGTTTGTCTGTGATAAACAGAGAAACtggaaaataataaaggcttttaaaatacacagttgAGGGAGGATCTTCCCATcatggaaagtgctatcaagttgcagccattttatggcagctctgttttcaaggcaagaggtggacagaggtggtttgtcattgcctgcctctgtgtagaaatCCttcacttccttggtggtctcccacccaaaaacTAACTcgggctgactctgcttaagcctccaagatctgacaacACTGGGCCATCCAAAAATGATAGGGGTTTGGCTTTCTGAGCCATTGGCAGTGTAACCCAATGCTGTTACTCCAGTgtaaggccattgatttcaatggagcaATTCTGCGCAGGTGTGCCCAGTTGGTTGTTTATCTGGGTATCTAAGAACACTGCCCTATGTTCATGTTGGTGGTGGATAGTTATTTGACAATTTTCAGAAATTGGTGTAATATTGTAGCTCATAGAGTTAGTATATAATCTCCTGACCATATGACAAGTAtggaattaaaacatttgaaatccACTGTGAGGTACGTATGTCAAGATTCTTTATAGCTGCTGGATTTCTGTACTGTTTGAGGTCTAGGCTTAGATAGAAATTATAGCTTTTCAGAGTATTGGAAGAGTCATTGTTCAGAATGCATACATTCCATTTTGGTGTCCTGCCATGGTTCTTGGTCAGACTAATTTTGCAGGTTCCCATGATATTTCTAAGCTTTACCCTCAAAAAGTGAAAACATCTGCTGTCCTGCTACAGTATTTATTAGACACACACACCAAGTAAAAATCTTCTTTTGTAGCTTAGACCTGACATTTCTATCTAGTCCAATTAAATTTGTATTTTGTTACAAATTCTGTAGCATTGGGATGAGGGGGAAAACTGAAATTAACAAAACTGATCAAAGATCTATTATTCCCTTATCAAGGCCATTTCTCCACAGCGGCAGAAAATGGCTCTCcatcggcataattcatgccggtggagcttcAGGACTGCTTACATGGTAACCTGCGAGCACATAGAGCCACCCGCAGGTCGTCCCATTTACttatctctcctccctgcgcagctctggacggctggagggaaaTGCCCATGCTTCTCTCCGACCTCCGGGGATCGGAGGGTAGCataggtgtgtccctccagctgtccagagctgcgcagggaggagaggtaagtaaacgggAAGCCGAAGAGGCCAAAAGCGTTGCACCAGTGCACTTCACACTGCGCTGgcaggaagacgccacttttgaaaaactttgctcagggagcgagcttcaaaagcggcatctttgcGCAGCTTGGGGGGCGCAagcacagtgctgctgcaacgcagaaGTGCCAGCTATGcgaacagtgccctagggacagtgtttttaccgtccctagggcactgttttctgcccatgcagaaaaagCCCAAGATTCCCATCTCTTCCATCGAGTTCGTACATCGAGTTACTGAGCTACCCATGTTCATAAGGGCTACTTCAACAGTTGGCAAGTACTTGGTCCCTTGGCTTCAGAGAAACCATCTTATTATCTTCATAGTAAATGGCTATATTTTTATTCATTGCTAAATATACTCACATATGGCTTGTTCTGTGAGCATGTACATGTATGAcatactctttttttaaatagagaaTTATTTGGTCTGGTGATCGTTACAATCTGGATGAGTCTATGTCGTGGTTCAGCAAAGTGAGTCTTTTAACTTGTTTGTTTCAACTTATTCTTTATGATACATGACAGTGATGTGCTTATTTTAGCAACATATATTGCAGACTTCTCCCTCAAGGTGACTTTGGTTTTTGATGCCCTGCTATAGATGGGTCGTCTGCTTCTGCCCGAAGGTGTGGTTTTACACTCTACAAGGCAAGGTTTGGAGTCTTCCTCCAACATAATTGACTCTTCAATATCCAAGAAAGGATATTTTCTAGAAATTCATGCTAAACCTTTCCACATACACATAAGTGCATTTCTTGATCATTTACAATGATTATGTGAATATTTCTCCAATCCGACCAAGCTAACCAAAAGAAGGTTTGAGAGATACTGATGGCCTGCTTCTAACTATGGTTTCAATATCACATCTGATAGTGTGATGTCCTACATACTAATAGACTagactagtggtggcgaacctttggcactccagatgttatgaactacaattcccatcagcccctgccagcatggccaattgggaattgtagtccataacatctggagtgccaaaggttcgcaaccacGGGACTAGACAGACAGAAATAACTTGAGGTTTACTGATTTCTATTCTcaattttgctgtcaagttattTCAGATAAGGAAAATAAATACTTAATTGCATTCTGTCCACCTCTTAGGATTTCTGTTATTTGGACTTGATTTGCAGTTACTGAGCTACCAATGCTGGAACTGacttttcttcccttccagaAATACCCTTGGTGGAGTTCGTCTATCTATTGCAGTTATTCTTTCGCTTTCCCCATTTATAATGTGGCTGTACATCTACGTGAATTCAGAGATACGGGCATCCTGGCCATCTCACTGCAAAACAGTTATTTAAGGTGGAAATGAGCCAGTACAGAGTTCTGTTACCTGTGAACAATTAATCAGTGATACCAATCAGCAGACCAAAATCACTTCGGTCCCATGTGCATTAAGACACATGGGCCAGGGTTATGTTAACCACAGTGTCTTGGTACCTGTGATTGGATCAAATTTGACAGAAAGGATATGCCTGTGCGAATTGATGGAGCCCAAAGATGGTTTGAACTTCCTGTAGTTCAAGGTGATTAATAGCCTTGAAGGATAACAATGATTGTAGTGCAGTATAAATAAATGTACTAATGACTGGACAAAAATGCCTCTGCAGAGTGCACCTGATAATATTTAACACATAATCCCCAAGGATGTGCCCCGATCTCATGCTAGCTGCAGCCTTTATTTACAAATCATTTATGAACTTGATTATCTGGACTGGAGCAATCATGTAGGGTTGGACGTGATGCTGGGCCCATCTATCTTTTGTAAGTCAGTGGTCACAAAAGCTGATGTGACTCAACTACATAAttggctagtcaaagttcttagTGTGATAGGGCCCATGGAAATACCAGCTGCTTATTCAAAGGGTCTCCAGACATCAAGGCTAAAAGGAAACTGTAGAAGTGCTTTTATTCAATACAAACcttcagtgatttaaaaaaaatcagcaatattaTCAGAGCAATTATTCATATCTCTTAAAGTGCAACGCATTCTGTTTAGATATCTTGCCAAACAGCATGAACCAGTGGAGTTGGGAGGAGGAGGCAATTTCACCCAAGTACCCTCCTCACTACAGCCCCTTATGCTGTGGTGCATTTGAGGTCCCCTGATCCTCAGAGATGATTTTCAGGACAAACAGCAGGctgatttcttctttttccaaaaGATTTTTACAGGATGTAGAGCAATGTGTTTTCTCTAACCAAAATACACATTGATATGTTATTGGCCTTCATCCCAAATCAGGGAgcctaccttttaaaaaaaatccacacagtcTCTTCAAATGCTGTGTGTCAATCTACAATGTGAGGCACAGCATTATGGTTACTAGCGGCCGCTACCAGACTTGAACCCATACTGCATATAGAAATAACTAGAGGAGGTTTTACACTTTCTGCAAATGTTCAGGTTATCAGCTAACTTAATTCTCATTTTCAGAtggtaaactttttaaaatctcttgtTCTTCCCAGTTGGAAGTTACTTTTCAACACCACAGGGTATTTTTCATAGGGTTTTTCACAGGATGCCTGTTctcaaagggcttggacagatctttCGCAGAGATCTCTCTCCTAGCCCTTAAGAGACTAAAACCACCAGTTGTACTAAACTCTGAAGTCAGGAATTAACAGATTTTTTTACCTTAGATGTCAGGTCAATTATTCTTTACTAGAAATTCTACGGTAAAAATCATCTTAAATCcttaatatatattaaaatacttATACCCAATCTTTTCCACAGCGTCGGGGTTTCTAAGCAGCTAATCAATGCAGCAGCCACTCACAACCCATCATAAAAATATTATATAGAACCCTTCTTTTTCCAAGTCCTTCAGAAAAGCTGACCAGCAGCACAAACATAAACAATTTGATTCTCCAACAGAAGGCactctgaaacaataaaatcTTCATATAGCATCTAAAGGACAGCAACGAAGGAGTCAGTCAGACCTCCCGAGGCAGGGAGTTCCATAGGCTTTGTGCAACAGTCAAGAAAGCCCTACCCATGTATCTACCTCCATGATTCATTTCATATACTGTACACTTTGTTATGCCGCTAGGCTCCAAGAAGAATTAATTTGGTCTAACGAGACTGGTACCAACCAACATTGAACCCTttagtctctctcagcctaacctgccttgcAGGGCTGCTATGAGGATAACATGGATGTGGGGAGGAGAAAGTATAACAAGCTTCAAAGTGGGATAAAAGATGAAACTGATAATACACAAACAGGTGGATAATGTTAGGAGTAAGCATAACAAACCATTGCAGCCTTAAACTGTGGCTGTTAGTACATTTAATTGGAAATAGACTCCACTGAGAGGGTTTTTAATACGTACATAACCTGTAGTAGGCACACGGTATCtgttttgtattgtgtttttttaGCAGTAGTGAAGCCTCTGACACAGGCTACACTGAAATGACCATTCTAAACTGCCAAGAATCGATATTACAGAATGCCAGGCAAACAGATGGGAGACTGAAACAAGGTGGAACTCTGCAGAAACCTCTCTTAGAGCTTCTGCTAAGTTCTAGAAAATCTTACAAAAGGAGGTTGGCTGAAGGAACTGGGGACAAATACTGTGGCCTGAAAAATGAACCTGAAGAAATCACAAGTGGTTATGAGAAGTGAACAATGAAGCAGCCAAGGAGAGAGGACTGGTGCAAAACTTCACATGAGACAGCAGAGGCTATGCACAAGTGGCAGAAAATAATGAGACAAGGCTGGGGATAGGACGCCAAGGACATTGCTAGGTCTATCGCAAAGACCCTTCTTTCACTGCTGTTCttttaatgcaggggtcttcaaactacggccctccagatgttcacagactacaattcccatgagccctaccacttggccatgctggcaggggctgatgggaactgtagtccataaacatctggagggccatagtttgaagacccctgttttaatgGTTGCATGACAGGGACATATTGTCAGCTGAGTCTTCTACTATCACTGCTGCCCTGTGACCTAAGGGGGCAACAAGTTCTTTGGCAATTGCACTCATTTCTTGGCTATAAGCTTTTGGTAAAGTGTAATGCATTGGCAGTGCAATCAGTAAAAATTCCATAGATTATGTTTTAGGCACAACAGTAAAATACACTTACCACACTAGGATAGATATTCCTATTTAAATTTGTAAAGCAAAGATCTGCAATTCAAGCACTTTTATTTCATGTTTGCATGTGAAGATGGAATTATTTTCTACTCCTTACTTCACTGAGTAGTCCACTATTTAGTTCGCATGCCATTCCAGTAGTCACCACCTGTGTTCAACACACTTTCCAAGGGTATATTGGAATGAGCGTCAAATAATTACTCTGCCACAGTGATTTCAACTGTATCATTACAGGACGCTGCACTGTGATCTTTTCGATAATGCATCACCAGATCTGGAACTCTGCCTCGTCCTTTTAATACCATCCTGTCATCATAGACAAACACAGTTCCAAAAGCATTACTGTCAGGAGGAGTTTCAATGATTCCTTCAAGAGTAATATGATGGACTCCATGAGAGTCTAAACAGTAACCACCCACATGAAGGTGACCTGCAAGGTAACAGACTACGGAGGGATGTGAGTGGATGACAGCAAGGGCCTCCTCATAGTTCCAAGCAAGGCagacattgtttgaagaatgtgGGTGGATAGGTATGTGCCCTGCAACAGAAGAAAACAGGCACTCAAAACAGATTAAATTTCACAGCTCTTTTACACTTTCATAAATTCTGCACTTGCACAATGTTTTGCTCAATTTAACAGTTTCTGCAGTTAACCTCTACAAAAATCAACTGTACCTTAATATATAGTATTCTTTGCAAATTTAAGAATTAAGTAGGCATTTGAAGCTGGTTTAGCCTTGCAGGAGCCCTGTGGcagaagggcaggctgcaatgcTGCAGTCAAAGCactgttcatgacctgagttcaacccaaatggaagttggtttctgggagccaactcaaggttgactcagtcttccatccttccaaggtcgacAAATACAGCAGCCAGCTGGCTAGGGGTAAA of Sphaerodactylus townsendi isolate TG3544 linkage group LG03, MPM_Stown_v2.3, whole genome shotgun sequence contains these proteins:
- the TMEM220 gene encoding transmembrane protein 220 isoform X1; protein product: MGRKRAMELPAHSSTGADKDPLSASPGATSRLWRLSNLVMTVFFGLAAAVQINDPDPGLWIVAYAVPATLTLVVSLNPPTADNIVWRSLSDVHSAACVVGSAILGYSLWSNAQKNILHEEEGRELFGLVIVTIWMSLCRGSAKNTLGGVRLSIAVILSLSPFIMWLYIYVNSEIRASWPSHCKTVI
- the TMEM220 gene encoding transmembrane protein 220 isoform X2 — protein: MVHNSPVKYLLLGKLFLTGQEIIKDLDPEINDPDPGLWIVAYAVPATLTLVVSLNPPTADNIVWRSLSDVHSAACVVGSAILGYSLWSNAQKNILHEEEGRELFGLVIVTIWMSLCRGSAKNTLGGVRLSIAVILSLSPFIMWLYIYVNSEIRASWPSHCKTVI